In Poecilia reticulata strain Guanapo linkage group LG11, Guppy_female_1.0+MT, whole genome shotgun sequence, the genomic stretch CTTCTCAGAGGTACAAAGATCTTTTCCTCATTGTTATCTCCAACACGGCCACTAGGTGTCAGTAACCATTTAAAACATTGGAACCTGTGGTTTACATATTCTAGGGGACACCGGGGTGTCCCAGTCGGTCCTGATGGTCCACTCACATCCTGTCCCCgagtctctgcagcagcaggtccacagcctgcagcagctggaacTGCAGCCGCTCCTGGAGGTCCGGAAACGCCCTGAGCGGCGTGTCGGAGACCCGGACCCGGGACAGAGCCTTCATCTGCTGCCCCAGGTTCCCCAGAGACTCCATGAGGGGGTCGCACTCCTCCAGGACGCTCCTCCACGCCGCCCGCTGGTCCTGGAGAGCCACGAAGCTCCTCCTGACCGCCCCCTGCAGGGACATCTGGCCGATAAAGTTTATGGTCAATTCGCTATTAAAGCAGACACGAGTCCACGAGAGAAAGGAAATAATACCACAGTGTTTCAGATTTAcataaaggttaaaggtcacatcATTAACTTACCGGAGCTCAATGCAGGGTTCAGCTAAGATTTAGAAACCCAAATTCTTCCCGTGTTTAAGCCACCAAGCTGCAACACGCGTTCGCCATGACGCTTCGAACCGTTTCCGGTCTGCTGATGTAAACAATAATTGGTGGTGCCTTCAATGAACCTTAAAAGTGGAAAATcaacaactttaattttcttttctgtaaaatattcaatttctGGAACACcttccaaacagaaaaactccagGTTGGAATTCGACCCAAATAGCTATTTTCTGCAAAGGAACTGTGCGTCCTGTACATTTTCCAATATCCCAAacgttttatttaatatttcataaaaaaatatccttCACCATTTCCAAGCTATTTTACTGTTATACttaatttttgttatattttaacagttgtCTTTACAcgtcttttttctttgttttaaaatcttaaaaacaaattattatcagCAAAATGTGCACAACTAAACACGATATGGACGAAATTCCGAGTTCATATGTACAGTTAAATGCATCATGAAAACAAACCAATCGCGATAAACGCTTTCGGACAAACgtgcgctctgattggctgaagggATGTTTCGGTCACTCCCACCACAGAGATTTGAAAACTGCAGGGAAAAGGAGGGAGAGCAGTCCTTGAGAAGAAACGTTGATTTTTCAGGTATTGTACtcttcaataaaatgttatgcgGTTGGTAGTTAGATTTTCTAAGATGTTTTGAGATGATGTGAGTTTAGTGAACCCAGCTGTTGACCGATAATCATTCACGAATAGCTGGTTCTCGTgctgctaacatgctagccGACGGAGAGAAACGGCTGCTGCCGTTAAAACCTCCATGTTGACGCACTTAACGTCTATTCTGCCCGTTAAAACGAGCCCCGTTGCGTGTTTCATGGCTGACTCCGTGTCCTGCAGATAATGGCTCCCAGGAAAAGAACCACAAAGCAGCGGAAAAACAGCCCGAAAACGGCCAAGCTGGAGGCTTTTCTGGAGGACTTCGACAGTGAAGGTATGACTCCAGCTGGAGGAAATGACTTTATAGAcactcattttgttttgctgcactGAAAAATGGatataaagtattttctgtgtCTATTAAAGAACGAACAGTGGATCCGTTTTAGGGCCATATATGATCCGGTTCTCTTCGGGCTGAATCGTTCCtaattttgattcatttccTTCCCAACTTCCGGGATTTTCTCTGACCTGCAGATGGCAGAAAACGGCTTTGCTTCCATTTGTTGAGCCACTTTCAAACCTTTTCACTCGGTCTGAGCTGTTTAATTAATACAGTTAACTAAATGTTGTTCATAAAGAGAATATAAAGAATAATGTATTACCTGAACCAGCCTCTCCAGCCTCCTGCTGTCCATCACTTTCACTTTGCTGAGAAACTAAATATGAGACCAtgatgaatgttttctttttaatctgttatgCCGTTAAAAGAGGAggtagaataaataaaatgaaaggtgAGAAGCAGCCAGGTGTGATTTAAATGCCTcctgttgtgactttttgtctaattctgttatttttattggcCTTTATAGagggtttgtttggttttattagcTAAATGTGGCTCACTTTcagtagtagttttagttttttcacattttggttcattttaggGGGTTATGTTTACGCCGATTGGGTAAAAAATACTCgataatttacagaaaatgtattcagttatagggctgcacagtggctcagtgggtagagctgttgccttgcagcaagaaggttctgggttcgattcccggtctttctgcatggagtctccatgttctccctgtgcatggtgggttttctccaggtactccggtttcctcccacagtccagaaacatgactgtcaggttaattggcctctccagattcaccctaggtgtgagtgtgtgtgtgcatggttgtgtgtctctgtgttgccctgcgacagactggcgacctgtccagggtgaccccgcctctcgcccgaaacgttggctggagatgggcaccagcacccctggtGGGTGCAAGGGTGccaaaagggtgcaagaaaatggatggatggatggtattcAGTTATACAGTAACAGACTGTGGAGTTTCTGCAGTGAACATTTAGCTGATGGAGGAAAACGTGACGGTTTCACCTCAGTTTGAAAGGCTAACATTCATAAACACAGAAGTGAAGGATATTATGTCTAATTTCATGTGTTTAATAAACCTACAGCACAGAATCAGGTGGTTAATTATATccattaattacagtttttatttccgttaacaaaaatgttttctcaagtTTGGTTTTTGGTTTTAGTGAATCATTATAAGCTTAGTGTCGCGTTTCACTGAACTGCTTAGAGAAACTGagatctcctcttcctcctcctcNNNNNNNNNNNNNNNNNNNNNNNNNNNNNNNNNNNNNNNNNNNNNNNNNNNNNNNNNNNNNNNNNNNNNNNNNNNNNNNNNNNNNNNNNNNNNNNNNNNNNNNNNNNNNNNNNNNNNNNNNNNNNNNNNNNNNNNNNNNNNNNNNNNNNNNNNNNNNNNNNNNNNNNNNNNNNNNNNNNNNNNNNNNNNNNNNNNNNNNNNNNNNNNNNNNNNNNNNNNNNNNNNNNNNNNNNNNNNNNNNNNNNNNNNNNNNNNNNNNNNNNNNNNNNNNNNNNNNNNNNNNNNNNNNNNNNNNNNNNNNNNNNNNNNNNNNNNNNNNNNNNNNNNNNNNNNNNNNNNNNNNNNNNNNNNNNNNNNNNNNNNNNNNNNNNNNNNNNNNNNNNNNNNNNNNNNNNNNNNNNNNNNNNNNNNNNNNNNNNNNNNNNNNNNNNNNNNNNNNNNNNNNNNNNNNNNNNNNNNNNNNNNNNNNNNNNNNNNNNNNNNNNNNNNNNNNNNNNNNNNNNNNNNNNNNNNNNNNNNNNNNNNNNNNNNNNNNNNNNNNNNNNNNNNNNNNNNNNNNNNNNNNNNNNNNNNNNNNNNNNNNNNNNNNNNNNNNNNNNNNNNNNNNNNNNNNNNNNNNNNNNNNNNNNNNNNNNNNNNNNNNNNNNNNNNNNNNNNNNNNNNNNNNNNNNNNNNNNNNNNNNNNNNNNNNNNNNNNNNNNNNNNNNNNNNNNNNNNNNNNNNNNNNNNNNNNNNNNNNNNNNNNNNNNNNNNNNNNNNNNNNNNNNNNNNNNNNNNNNNNNNNNNNNNNNNNNNNNNNNNNNNNNNNNNNNNNNNNNNNNNNNNNNNNNNNNNNNNNNNNNNNNNNNNNNNNNNNNNNNNNNNNNNNNNNNNNNNNNNNNNNNNNNNNNNNNNNNNNNNNNNNNNNNNNNNNNNNNNNNNNNNNNNNNNNNNNNNNNNNNNNNNNNNNNNNNNNNNNNNNNNNNNNNNNNNNNNNNNNNNNNNNNNNNNNNNNNNNNNNNNNNNNNNNNNNNNNNNNNNNNNNNNNNNNNNNNNNNNNNNNNNNNNNNNNNNNNNNNNNNNNNNNNNNNNNNNNNNNNNNNNNNNNNNNNNNNNNNNNNNNNNNNNNNNNNNNNNNNNNNNNNNNNNNNNNNNNNNNNNNNNNNNNNNNNNNNNNNNNNNNNNNNNNNNNNNNNNNNNNNNNNNNNNNNNNNNNNNNNNNNNNNNNNNNNNNNNNNNNNNNNNNNNNNNNNNNNNNNNNNNNNNNNNNNNNNNNNNNNNNNNNNNNNNNNNNNNNNNNNNNNNNNNNNNNNNNNNNNNNNNNNNNNNNNNNNNNNNNNNNNNNNNNNNNNNNNNNNNNNNNNNNNNNNNNNNNNNNNNNNNNNNNNNNNNNNNNNNNNNNNNNNNNNNNNNNNNNNNNNNNNNNNNNNNNNNNNNNNNNNNNNNNNNNNNNNNNNNNNNNNNNNNNNNNNNNNNNNNNNNNNNNNNNNNNNNNNNNNNNNNNNNNNNNNNNNNNNNNNNNNNNNNNNNNNNNNNNNNNNNNNNNNNNNNNNNNNNNNNNNNNNNNNNNNNNNNNNNNNNNNNNNNNNNNNNNNNNNNNNNNNNNNNNNNNNNNNNNNNNNNNNNNNNNNNNNNNNNNNNNNNNNNNNNNNNNNNNNNNNNNNNNNNNNNNNNNNNNNNNNNNNNNNNNNNNNNNNNNNNNNNNNNNNNNNNNNNNNNNNNNNNNNNNNNNNNNNNNNNNNNNNNNNNNNNNNNNNNNNNNNNNNNNNNNNNNNNNNNNNNNNNNNNNNNNNNNNNNNNNNNNNNNNNNNNNNNNNNNNNNNNNNNNNNNNNNNNNNNNNNNNNNNNNNNNNNNNNNNNNNNNNNNNNNNNNNNNNNNNNNNNNNNNNNNNNNNNNNNNNNNNNNNNNNNNNNNNNNNNNNNNNNNNNNNNNNNNNNNNNNNNNNNNNNNNNNNNNNNNNNNNNNNNNNNNNNNNNNNNNNNNNNNNNNNNNNNNNNNNNNNNNNNNNNNNNNNNNNNNNNNNNNNNNNNNNNNNNNNNNNNNNNNNNNNNNNNNNNNNNNNNNNNNNNNNNNNNNNNNNNNNNNNNNNNNNNNNNNNNNNNNNNNNNNNNNNNNNNNNNNNNNNNNNNNNNNNNNNNNNNNNNNNNNNNNNNNNNNNNNNNNNNNNNNNNNNNNNNNNNNNNNNNNNNNNNNNNNNNNNNNNNNNNNNNNNNNNNNNNNNNNNNNNNNNNNNNNNNNNNNNNNNNNNNNNNNNNNNNNNNNNNNNNNNNNNNNNNNNNNNNNNNNNNNNNNNNNNNNNNNNNNNNNNNNNNNNNNNNNNNNNNNNNNNNNNNNNNNNNNNNNNNNNNNNNNNNNNNNNNNNNNNNNNNNNNNNNNNNNNNNNNNNNNNNNNNNNNNNNNNNNNNNNNNNNNNNNNNNNNNNNNNNNNNNNNNNNNNNNNNNNNNNNNNNNNNNNNNNNNNNNNNNNNNNNNNNNNNNNNNNNNNNNNNNNNNNNNNNNNNNNNNNNNNNNNNNNNNNNNNNNNNNNNNNNNNNNNNNNNNNNNNNNNNNNNNNNNNNNNNNNNNNNNNNNNNNNNNNNNNNNNNNNNNNNNNNNNNNNNNNNNNNNNNNNNNNNNNNNNNNNNNNNNNNNNNNNNNNNNNNNNNNNNNNNNNNNNNNNNNNNNNNNNNNNNNNNNNNNNNNNNNNNNNNNNNNNNNNNNNNNNNNNNNNNNNNNNNNNNNNNNNNNNNNNNNNNNNNNNNNNNNNNNNNNNNNNNNNNNNNNNNNNNNNNNNNNNNNNNNNNNNNNNNNNNNNNNNNNNNNNNNNNNNNNNNNNNNNNNNNNNNNNNNNNNNNNNNNNNNNNNNNNNNNNNNNNNNNNNNNNNNNNNNNNNNNNNNNNNNNNNNNNNNNNNNNNNNNNNNNNNNNNNNNNNNNNNNNNNNNNNNNNNNNNNNNNNNNNNNNNNNNNNNNNNNNNNNNNNNNNNNNNNNNNNNNNNNNNNNNNNNNNNNNNNNNNNNNNNNNNNNNNNNNNNNNNNNNNNNNNNNNNNNNNNNNNNNNNNNNNNNNNNNNNNNNNNNNNNNNNNNNNNNNNNNNNNNNNNNNNNNNNNNNNNNNNNNNNNNNNNNNNNNNNNNNNNNNNNNNNNNNNNNNNNNNNNNNNNNNNNNNNNNNNNNNNNNNNNNNNNNNNNNNNNNNNNNNNNNNNNNNNNNNNNNNNNNNNNNNNNNNNNNNNNNNNNNNNNNNNNNNNNNNNNNNNNNNNNNNNNNNNNNNNNNNNNNNNNNNNNNNNNNNNNNNNNNNNNNNNNNNNNNNNNNNNNNNNNNNNNNNNNNNNNNNNNNNNNNNNNNNNNNNNNNNNNNNNNNNNNNNNNNNNNNNNNNNNNNNNNNNNNNNNNNNNNNNNNNNNNNNNNNNNNNNNNNNNNNNNNNNNNNNNNNNNNNNNNNNNNNNNNNNNNNNNNNNNNNNNNNNNNNNNNNNNNNNNNNNNNNNNNNNNNNNNNNNNNNNNNNNNNNNNNNNNNNNNNNNNNNNNNNNNNNNNNNNNNNNNNNNNNNNNNNNNNNNNNNNNNNNNNNNNNNNNNNNNNNNNNNNNNNNNNNNNNNNNNNNNNNNNNNNNNNNNNNNNNNNNNNNNNNNNNNNNNNNNNNNNNNNNNNNNNNNNNNNNNNNNNNNNNNNNNNNNNNNNNNNNNNNNNNNNNNNNNNNNNNNNNNNNNNNNNNNNNNNNNNNNNNNNNNNNNNNNNNNNNNNNNNNNNNNNNNNNNNNNNNNNNNNNNNNNNNNNNNNNNNNNNNNNNNNNNNNNNNNNNNNNNNNNNNNNNNNNNNNNNNNNNNNNNNNNNNNNNNNNNNNNNNNNNNNNNNNNNNNNNNNNNNNNNNNNNNNNNNNNNNNNNNNNNNNNNNNNNNNNNNNNNNNNNNNNNNNNNNNNNNNNNNNNNNNNNNNNNNNNNNNNNNNNNNNNNNNNNNNNNNNNNNNNNNNNNNNNNNNNNNNNNNNNNNNNNNNNNNNNNNNNNNNNNNNNNNNNNNNNNNNNNNNNNNNNNNNNNNNNNNNNNNNNNNNNNNNNNGCTCCGCCCTCCTCCGTCTCGCTCTCATCGCTCCGCCCTCCTCCGTCTCGCTCTCATAGCTCCGCCCTCCTCCGTCTCGCTCTGATCGCTCCGTTTCTCTCTGCAGATCCAGACAAATCCAACGCTACGCAGGTAGACCATGTAAAGGTGAGCATGCTCCTCGTCTCCTCTCCTCACCTGAAGGTCCGGCTGTGCTAACCCGACGCCGTTTCCTCTGAGCAGCGACAAGAGGAGGCCGCCATCTTGGAGAGCGTGGTGGCGGAGGACCACGCCGTCCTCCTCAAGTCTGTCAAGAGAAGTCAGTGAAAGTCTCTGGTTCTGCAGGACCGGTGAAGGTCTGCTGCTGATTctgttctggttcctcctgcaGCCACCAGGAAGAAAGGCGGAGCCAAGTCCGGCTGCAACGAAAACGTCCTGAACTCCACCAGGAAGGTTCGTCCTGTCGGCCGCTTTCAGCCGCTTTCAGTCGCTTCCTCCAGCACTTTGGGGCGGTTTGGTCGTCAGTCGCTGATCTTGTGTCGCTGCTTTAGAAATATTCTTCAGCTGCTTTGTGACGTTGTTGTGAGGAAACGCTTTGAGCTTCTGACGAGCGTTTTGTAAACGCCACATTGATCGTGGCGTTTAGCTGTCACAGCTTGGAAATGAGTTCAGGAGCCGTTTCTGGTTGTAAcgtcttggttctggttctgattcagaCCCGGACAGCCAGAAAACCCCCGTCTACAACTAAGAGGTCAAAGGTTCTGGACGTGAGCAAGGAGGGCAGCGCCATCAGACGGTGAGCGCCTTGACTCCTCCCCCTCTATGTAGGCCCCGCCCCTTTAGGCCCcgcccctctgagcttcctgtGTGTTCAGCTCCAACAGGAAGCCTCTGATGACCCCCGCCAGGAACCTGCTGGACTCCTCCCTGATGATGGGCCCCACCCCCCTCATCACGCCGCGCTTCGACCCCAGGTAAGACTCACCTGGCCAGTCAGACTCACCTGGCCGCAGCGTTGTGGCGTCGGCCTCATGGCTCTGCCTCCTCAGACTGCCGAAGACGCCCGCCATCAGAGTCCCGCGCCACAAGGAGCGGGTCCTCAGCATGTCGGTCAACGGCTCCCCCATCCAGGCAGGAAGTGACATCGTCATCAACGTTCCAGTCGGGAATGGAGAGGTGAGTGTTGGAGCCCCGTCACCAACGGCTGATTAGCTCCTGTGCTAACAGAAATGCATCCAGAGGACGTTTTTGTCCCGTTTGGTTGTAATCGTatgaatattaaatgatttaagcgaataacaataaagacaaaaacaatttaactgCATTTTGCAGGAATGTTTCTGGGAAAGAATCCAGTAAAGTGGAGAAAAGAGTAATGAACTGTTTCCCATGAACATGTGGCGTTTACTGCTGTAACACATTTAGTCCCAGAAAAGATGAGAATAGATGTGTTTGTCCCTGACTGGTCCACTAGAGGGCGCTCTGACAGGAGCTGAGTCCAACTCAAAATCACCGAAATTATGACAATTATTGTTCAGTAATTATTAATAGGTGatcttatttaataaatgaatattttagacTTTGATGCTGGAAGTATTTGTTCAGCCATGCTAATGAGCCGAAGCTTCGGCCCTCTGTAACCCGACCTTTGACCCTCAGAGCATCCAGCTGCTGGCCAGTGAGATGGACTCTCTGGACCTGAGGCTGCTGGACGAGTCGGCGCTGAGGAGCATCCGGCTGCTGAAGGTGGGTCCATCACTTCCtctgcatcacttcctgtctctgcgtGCCAGAGTCa encodes the following:
- the cdca8 gene encoding borealin, with the translated sequence PPSSVSLSSLRPPPSRSHSSALLRLALIAPFLSADPDKSNATQVDHVKRQEEAAILESVVAEDHAVLLKSVKRTTRKKGGAKSGCNENVLNSTRKTRTARKPPSTTKRSKVLDVSKEGSAIRRSNRKPLMTPARNLLDSSLMMGPTPLITPRFDPRLPKTPAIRVPRHKERVLSMSVNGSPIQAGSDIVINVPVGNGESIQLLASEMDSLDLRLLDESALRSIRLLKNRLTTLCGPSE